Below is a genomic region from Polyodon spathula isolate WHYD16114869_AA chromosome 26, ASM1765450v1, whole genome shotgun sequence.
CAAGAAGAGGAGGGGGAGTGGAAGAGAATATTAGAAAAACAATGACACACAGATTAGAGGCGAGACTCTCTGAATAATGGAAAGCGATTACTTAACGTAAGCAATCAAATCAAGGCATAAACCCATAAATGACGCATTGCTTCCTTTCCATTATCTACTGATTGATAAAATGAGCTCTTTATCGCCATACTACAGCTATCAAAAAACTTACCTTGTTACAAACCACATCTACAGATTAACTTGATTCCCCATTGATTAGATGTAAATCAATCTGTAACTTACTTACTCATTCGATTTATCTAGTAAAATTACCTTTTCACTTGAATCTATACAATTAACTGTCCTTCATCTGTTCATTCACCAAACAGGCTATTtgttaaatcaatcaatcttaaaAATTTACTTAAATCTGATAACTGACACAAAGAATAAGCATGTTAGAAGTTCTTCCATAGTTTGCCAAAAAAGCTTATATAGCAACAATGTAACAGATGGAAGTAAGTCAACACAATGTGGCCTATCAGTATCTTTATGAAGTCCAGTACaacaaattaattgaaaattAGTGCTGTAGCTAGGCAGCTGTGTCGGAGAAATCTGGTGGTGGAGTGTTTCCAATTCCTGATTTGTTGTATTTCGCTGTAGATCTGTCAAGTTTCCAGTCCTCTAAGGAGCATACTTTAACCCTAGGCATAGCCCAGTATTTCCCCCAGGGGTGGGATTGAGAGCAAGGCTTCACAGGGCAGGTTTACCTGGCAGGGAGATCTCCACTGGCGGGTCACTGTCGGTCTTAGTCAGGCTACTGTGCTCACTGCTGCTGTCTTGGAGAATATCTACCATGGACCGGGATCTCTGAACTGCCAACATTAAAGCAAAAGCTGCTTTCAGTCCACCAGCATCCAATGACAATGATACTCGCTCACTCACACATTCAGTTATCAGTACTGATCTTCCAAACAGGTTAACAGATAATGGCTTTAAATTTTAGTTTTTCCTCACCTCTGTTCGGTGTGACAGAATCTTCTGCTGGTGTGGTCTTAGGatgacaaaacacaacaaaagaataaataaaataagacttgCATCAAAGAATCTAGATGAAAGTGAGAATCAGCAGATTGCATCATGTACCAGCGACACAGATGGATTTATTCAACTGAAACTTACAGATCCTGTACTCTTAGTACAGTTGGACAGTCTTGCTAATTTTTCATTATTGAAAGCAATGAGCCATAAATCATACACTGCATGCTTACctggtcttttgtttgtgtttctaaaaCCTAATACAATAATCACATTTCTATCCATTCCTGAGCAACTGAAAGAGCCCTACTGTGCCTACCTCTGGTGAAGTGGGATTGCTCGGTATCAGAGGGTGAGGCTGGGCATCAGAAACTGCAGACAGCTTCTCTTCATCGTCTTCCTGGATTGGGGAGGAGGGGGAGCGCAGTGTGCTGCAATGAATGGTAAAAGAAAGGAATGGATTATACAGTCACTGTCTAATAATTGCCCTAGTAGTTTAAGCTAAAGGACAAGCTTGCTTAGCTTGAactgcatgtaaacaaacagtctTGTTGAAATTAAGTAAATGTGATGCTGTACCTCAGGGGGGCCACATTTCAATACTAGAATTTTGTTCCACGATAGTTACGAATCCGGTAGTTCCATATCGGCATGTTTCATGGGCCTCACCTGTCCGGTGACTTGCTGACCTTGCCCTTGTCCATGGCTCGGTCGCCGGTGCCCAGAGGCATgctggagagggggagagactcCCCCAGACCCCCAGAGAAGTTGATCTCTTCATACAAGGGGGCAGAGGGGATTTCTGCAGATACTGATCGCTGGCCATTCAGGGCTTCGAGCAGAGAGATAGGTTCAAAGCCTGGTGGGATATTGTctaagctcttttaaaaaaaaaaaaaaaaaaaaaaaaaaaaacaagaattttaCATATTCATCCACTTTATAATACTTAATTATAATACTTAAATAATTGGAAGAATTAAACTTCATTTAAACAAGGCTTAGCTTGGGCCAATTCACTGAACTGATGCCATCAATGCTTGTGTGATCGCAGTGGATTcgttttaaaactattaatgttTATCATATAAAATCTTTAGAGTACCCTATCAGAGCACAAAACAGGAAGATAAGCATTTTGTGAAACTTTGGAAattcaagacaaaacaaaaaataaaaaaaaatcaatgctttGAACTGTATCTATATCTAGCTCACACTGAGCGGTAGGGAAGCTGTGATTCCCCAGCTCAAGTCTGCTTTCTAACCGGAGACATTGTTGAATTGGTCAGACCGCCACTTTCTGCAACACAAGCATTATTTAAAAGGCCCAAAAGCTGATTAGCTTATGATGATTCTTTTCTTATGAAAATGTCACTCAGATTAAACCAAAAGTGACAGCATGAAAACCCAGGACTGCAACACAAGATAACTATTGCACACAACAGAGGTGTATGCTATTCTAAAGGACACCCTAACAGCTTAAAGATCAACCATTTTGCCTTGCACACTGTATGTGCTGTATATCTGGGTGCATCAGAGGCTACGGACTGTGCGTGTCACATACCGAATGCTCGTCATGGTCCACTGTTTGTGCTAGGACAGGGCTGAAGGATACAGGAGACAGAGCCCCAGGCTTCTTGCGGACAGCCCGGATCTGAAGCAATGCACGGAAAGCTATggataaaaaagaaatactcatttgtcatattttgtaattaactaAACAAAATGTACCTAGTTTCTCAATGAGCCCCTAGGTAAAGATATAATAGCTACATAATTTGTAATAAATGCTCCCCCTTTCTAGTTTTAAATTACAATACTGTGCTTTtccaaaaatgctttaaaattcaGGTTTCCCAGTCCAAATATAGTTACTTAAGACAAAGAATTTGTAGTCCTTGGCAGGGAATACCGTGTGCCTCTGTTAATGTATGTTCAGTGTCAGGCATCTTTAAAGAAGAGCACACAGTACAAGTTACTGCcctaataaaactattttattgccCCCTCTTCTCCTCCAAACACTCACGCAATCTGCAGATGGGACAGTTGTTGGCCTGGTAACGCAGGGTGTCAGCACAGGAGTTACACAGACACAGGTGtcgacagggcaggatcagggtgTCGCGCAGGTCTGACAGGCACACCACACACTCATTGCTGTTGTCACTGTTCTCATCATCTGAGGGCTAAAAACAAAAGGTATCGCACCACACGTTAAAAGgcaaacatttgaataaaatggTTATCATAAAGCATGCAATCAAAAAGTATCTCCTGAACTAACAGTATTTTGTAAAATAGATCAGCATGGCTCTAGCCAAGAGTATCAATACTGATATAATACCTTTGTCTCCTGGTTGTTCTTGTTTTCTATTCCATAGATTTCCTGAAGCAGGTAGCTCACACGATCCACCTAAAGTATGGGTGCAGCAGTGTTTcagcaaacactttttttgtaataaaaagcaacactgtggctaaccaagcttgtAATTTTCATGCAATGACATTTGCAGACACAAGGGGGCTCTAGCTGAAAGAAGATAACTAACAGGGTGTGCCAATTCCTGGTGCAGGGCTTTCAGAAAGCTTCACTGAACCCAAATATATTTAACAGACAACAGAACTAGGCAAACAGTCAATATCTCTAGTGTAACAAATGCAGCAAGCTGGTCTGCTACTACAGTAAACAAAGCACAATCAGAAATTTTCCTGTTTAATAGAGTGAGATGTCCTGCTTCTACAGCCTTGAATACTACACAACTATTTTAATCACGAGATGTATGGTTACTTacaatttgtttctgttttaaaggcTTCACTGAAAAACTGCCGTCAACGTGCTGCCAACAAGAAAATTACAGAAACAATTAGTTTTAagttactactttttttttgttaaagcatcTGTCATTGTTAAAAAGGGTGACTGCGCCAGTCCAAttaatagtatttattatttttgttacattatacaattttgaaacaatattccaacacaagtatctcaacaatttaacaatttgctttaaatttaaataagacattaattgtggctctgcctctgattctgAATCATCTGCTGATTATTTAtcggtatataaaataaatacagaatttttATGAAACGTATATTGAAACATTTTTATGAAACATGGCACTTGAACAAAATATTATGTTgacagttaaaataagtaaattactaaatattaccacaatatatttttttaaaatttttgtttttctaataatTTAAAGTAAAGCACCATGAAGACACTTCACACCTGTCTAACATTtacagacatcacttggctcactgctggcattaacataagcaggaaaacctaagaattatattacaacagctcagaaaacaactgtccagcactgttgtgaaaatcatatttacagtcttccactaacaacgtagttcagtctacaaatgaagGTGTTGTGAAAAGACCAATTTATCTTACTGCTggcattacaaaaacaataaaaatatgaaacaatttagtaacagtccagcaatttCACGTGAGAGTAATTCTATGTACAGTACTCACTCCATAAATgcagtttagcattttactggcattacaataaccaggataaaatatgaaacaatgattaaaaaaaaaaaaaaaaaaaaagtgtactgttgACTGACTTGTTGCTCTACACAGGTTCAGTGCTGTGTATCACCTGATTGCAATTTAAATAGCGctccttttaatgtaaatgcataaatTAATCTTCCCAactgtttctttgctaattctgtcTTACTGGCTAAACTTAGTgtctacatcctttacacagtaaagcgatcgatttcctttaaggaatgtataagtagaaaaatagctttgagcttgtttcttcatcgtcagataatataatgtaattatgAAACAGCCACGGTTAaatattgctaattatagctttattaaaaggcaggtagcatggaaagaaataaacaataattattcaACAATTCATTTGACTTACTTACTTCGGGAAAGCCCTGTCTGATTGCAGTACTACAGTAACTTGGTTTTTCAGCACAAAAAAATGCAGTGCTTTGTCATTGCTGtggtcttatttgctttcttgttctctctGTATTCACATCTGGCAATAAGACCTTTTAATGGTATTAACTCATACATGCTCAATGGAATGACAGCAAAACTCATATAGacaatgaggtttttttttttttttttttttttttagctcttttactaaaacattgctttttttttctttgttggtgctgctgccatgttgagtttcagcagagacacgagtgaagtcacatgatgaataaactcaacttgctgccaaaaaaaacaaaacacatggtatgtcttcttaatgatatatatatatatatattatagatatatatatatatatatatatatatatatatatatattatacacttaaatgtgtatttgcgACTTTGAGTATATTTTGAGTACATTTACGCTTGAGATGATGATGTTTCTGAAATGGTaggttttttaaaagggaaatacgACAAAAAACGTCAGAGTGAGAgtgttgtgatttttatttatgtttaccagagtatttataattctaaatagtgcag
It encodes:
- the mgrn1a gene encoding probable E3 ubiquitin-protein ligase MGRN1 isoform X3; the protein is MGSMLSRRIAGVEDIDIQANSAYRYPPKSGNYFASHFFMGGEKFDTPHPEGYLFGENTDLNFLGNRPVQFPYVTPAPHEPVKTLRSLVNIRKDSLRLVRYKDDSDGPEEENGKPRVLYSVEFTFDADAPVAISIYCQASEEFSNGMAVYNPRNPALVSETVYYKRGVSQQFSLPSFKMDFSKWKEEELNFDLEKGIFPVVIRAVVDEGDEITGHAHVLLAAFEKHVDGSFSVKPLKQKQIVDRVSYLLQEIYGIENKNNQETKPSDDENSDNSNECVVCLSDLRDTLILPCRHLCLCNSCADTLRYQANNCPICRLPFRALLQIRAVRKKPGALSPVSFSPVLAQTVDHDEHSSLDNIPPGFEPISLLEALNGQRSVSAEIPSAPLYEEINFSGGLGESLPLSSMPLGTGDRAMDKGKVSKSPDSTLRSPSSPIQEDDEEKLSAVSDAQPHPLIPSNPTSPETTPAEDSVTPNRVQRSRSMVDILQDSSSEHSSLTKTDSDPPVEISLPALGPDSCSVGIEE
- the mgrn1a gene encoding probable E3 ubiquitin-protein ligase MGRN1 isoform X2, translating into MGSMLSRRIAGVEDIDIQANSAYRYPPKSGNYFASHFFMGGEKFDTPHPEGYLFGENTDLNFLGNRPVQFPYVTPAPHEPVKTLRSLVNIRKDSLRLVRYKDDSDGPEEENGKPRVLYSVEFTFDADAPVAISIYCQASEEFSNGMAVYNPRNPALVSETVYYKRGVSQQFSLPSFKMDFSKWKEEELNFDLEKGIFPVVIRAVVDEEITGHAHVLLAAFEKHVDGSFSVKPLKQKQIVDRVSYLLQEIYGIENKNNQETKPSDDENSDNSNECVVCLSDLRDTLILPCRHLCLCNSCADTLRYQANNCPICRLPFRALLQIRAVRKKPGALSPVSFSPVLAQTVDHDEHSSLDNIPPGFEPISLLEALNGQRSVSAEIPSAPLYEEINFSGGLGESLPLSSMPLGTGDRAMDKGKVSKSPDSTLRSPSSPIQEDDEEKLSAVSDAQPHPLIPSNPTSPETTPAEDSVTPNRVQRSRSMVDILQDSSSEHSSLTKTDSDPPVEISLPGSSESTESLKSQSTNSSSQPLLSHLSSLHTEDEQHAS
- the mgrn1a gene encoding probable E3 ubiquitin-protein ligase MGRN1 isoform X1, which encodes MGSMLSRRIAGVEDIDIQANSAYRYPPKSGNYFASHFFMGGEKFDTPHPEGYLFGENTDLNFLGNRPVQFPYVTPAPHEPVKTLRSLVNIRKDSLRLVRYKDDSDGPEEENGKPRVLYSVEFTFDADAPVAISIYCQASEEFSNGMAVYNPRNPALVSETVYYKRGVSQQFSLPSFKMDFSKWKEEELNFDLEKGIFPVVIRAVVDEGDEITGHAHVLLAAFEKHVDGSFSVKPLKQKQIVDRVSYLLQEIYGIENKNNQETKPSDDENSDNSNECVVCLSDLRDTLILPCRHLCLCNSCADTLRYQANNCPICRLPFRALLQIRAVRKKPGALSPVSFSPVLAQTVDHDEHSSLDNIPPGFEPISLLEALNGQRSVSAEIPSAPLYEEINFSGGLGESLPLSSMPLGTGDRAMDKGKVSKSPDSTLRSPSSPIQEDDEEKLSAVSDAQPHPLIPSNPTSPETTPAEDSVTPNRVQRSRSMVDILQDSSSEHSSLTKTDSDPPVEISLPGSSESTESLKSQSTNSSSQPLLSHLSSLHTEDEQHAS
- the mgrn1a gene encoding probable E3 ubiquitin-protein ligase MGRN1 isoform X5; this encodes MGGEKFDTPHPEGYLFGENTDLNFLGNRPVQFPYVTPAPHEPVKTLRSLVNIRKDSLRLVRYKDDSDGPEEENGKPRVLYSVEFTFDADAPVAISIYCQASEEFSNGMAVYNPRNPALVSETVYYKRGVSQQFSLPSFKMDFSKWKEEELNFDLEKGIFPVVIRAVVDEGDEITGHAHVLLAAFEKHVDGSFSVKPLKQKQIVDRVSYLLQEIYGIENKNNQETKPSDDENSDNSNECVVCLSDLRDTLILPCRHLCLCNSCADTLRYQANNCPICRLPFRALLQIRAVRKKPGALSPVSFSPVLAQTVDHDEHSSLDNIPPGFEPISLLEALNGQRSVSAEIPSAPLYEEINFSGGLGESLPLSSMPLGTGDRAMDKGKVSKSPDSTLRSPSSPIQEDDEEKLSAVSDAQPHPLIPSNPTSPETTPAEDSVTPNRVQRSRSMVDILQDSSSEHSSLTKTDSDPPVEISLPGSSESTESLKSQSTNSSSQPLLSHLSSLHTEDEQHAS